Genomic segment of Dongia rigui:
GATAGCCGGCTTTCTTTGTGAGAAAAATCCCGGGCTCGCAGAATTCGTGGCGCAGCATACAGTGATCGCTCACGGCGGCTGATCTTCGCAAGCCCGATCATGAGGGCGGTATATAGGGGTCGATCAGTGGACATTTTGTAGACTAGTAGACCAGTCAGATTTCGCTCAATCGAGAAATTGCGTTTCCCCAACGTCGCATCCTCCCGTGGTGTCAGTTGGGCATAGCTTCGTTCCCAATGGACTAATACGGATGAATGGATGATTCCGATCCGCGCGTGCTTCGAACGCCGGTCGACTTGGAAAGTCTGCTTGCTGCTAAGCGTCACCGGGCAATCAGCGTCGTGTCACATCTCCATGACCTCCCCGCCGTTTATAACTATTAAAGTACCGGTGTGTCCATAATACAACTTGAGGTTACATCCGTTCTTGCTACAATTACAAAGGAACTTGCGCAAGGGGCACCTTGTCGAACATGGCTGGCAATTCGAATTTGCAACGCTGGAGTCTTTCCCGACGGTCCTTCGGACTGAGCGTCTCTGTTGGGATGGCGTTATCGTGGCGGCAGGCCCTCGCTCAGGATCAGACATTGGAGTTCAACGCAACACCGGACGAAACGCCTACGACTTCGGAAGGCACGCAGGGCACTTCGCACTACAAAGACTCCAATGACGAGTCTTCTAGTGAAGGCGGAGAAAGCGATTCCGCAAACCGTGGCGACCCATCGCAGGGTTTACACTATCGCGAGCGTGTCGATTTCTTTGACGACCGAATAACAATGGAATCTCTGGGGCAAACGTCGACGACGCAAGGTGGTCAACGAGGCACTCGATCAGACAACGTAACAAGCGCGAGAGATGCAGCCCTTATAGGCTTGGTTCTTGCCAAAATGGCTGTTGATATACGATCTGGCCAGTTGGGGAATCTAGCGAGTGATCTCTACCTAGGCCAGAATGCATTCACATACGGTAATCTTTCTCAGGCGGCGCTAGTCAAGCAAACTGACGAAGCGTTGGCGGACCTTGCATCAAATCTGCTAGTTGACGGCACATTATTTCTCGCATCCGACATGTTAATCGGTGCGGCAGCCGGCGGCGTTACTATTGCAAGCGCCGCTGTTGCCTTGGGAATCTCCCCTGCCATTCTCGGTGCTGCAGGGGCGGCCGCACTGATTTATTCCAGCATTCTTATCGGTAACGCGGCTCAGCCCCTAAAAAATGAGATCAAACAAGGAATCAAAGGTGATTTGCAGAAGCTGCGTCAGAAAACTACGAAAGATGGCAGCATTCGTCCTGATATTGGATTCAACCGCCCTGGCGGCACTCGCGCAACTAAGCATCTTTGATGGCATTCCAACGACCTGGGAAAATGAGCTTTTGAAGTGATGGCAACTGCTTCTACCTTTTGGACGGGGAGAACATGGCAGATAGTAAATTCGAGTGGCCAGATGATGAAGCGTTCCAACAGTTCCTTATAAAACGGGCGCAAACGTATCCGCCATCTATCGTTGATGTGGATCTCTACAATCGTGTCGCAGAGGGTTTGGAGCCGTTTGTAGACAGTACCTATCAGGCAACGCAGGCACTTTTCGAAACCGGCAATGCCGGCTCCGGCGCTCACGGTGTCGAAAAGCTCAACCCGCTGCATGTCGAAATTTTATTGGATCAAGCAGCGGATTTGTTAGAGAGGGCAGCCGCGGCGACGAGGAATCTTGATGAGCTTAAGCGGCGGCAGTTTCAGCAACGCCTTGAGTTCAGCGAATTTGAGCAAGTGGACAAGATCCACGCCAATGAGATTAGAGAGAACAAGTATAAAATTGACGGACTGACGGCGACTGCTGAGTTTAATGGAGTGAGTTCAGCCATATCTTCGCTAACTCTAAATCTTGAAGCCCTCGCGGCTCACCGCAATGACTATTGGGTTGGAGAAAATCTCAATAACATGATCTCTAGAGCCGCTACCTTGCTGACGATCCAACAGTTTCCAAGCGAAGGGTTTCCTGAGCAACAATTTAGCTTCGAAGACGCCGCGAGTCCGAAGGCGACTAACCCTAAAGCCCAAGCAGTATGGAAACTATCTCCATATCTGATTGCACCAGATCTTGGTGAACGAGCATTGCAATTGTCGATTCAATATCAAGAGATGTTTGGGCAAAGAGTAGCCTTGGAGGCGAAGAGGGAGGCACTTTCGGTTAAAAAAGATTTCGAAACGGCTAATGAGAACTTTCAACTCAGCCGCATCAAGGTGGCGCGCGACCTAGTATCGAGAAAGCTGGTTGAGAGCGCGATACCTGGGAGCGCGTTAAATTACGATTCGCAAGTTAAAGTGCATGAGGAGTTAGTTGACCAGGATGTTCGCCGAGCCCTCTTTCGAATGATGGCCAGTCAGACAGGCTTAAAACGAATTTATGGTTTTGATGAAGCATTACCGGGGGGGGCAGGAAGCAACTCAGGCGCCGATGTCTACTCGCTGCTGAATTGGGTGCGCCGAGCTATTGACTTCCTGAGTATCTCGGCCGCAAGCGATCAGCTCACCGTGATGCCAGTATCCATTCGTTCGCTTCTGAATGACGATACTGTGTGGGAAGAAGGAAAGAAACACGGGGTATGGACTTTCTCCATACCTGAGAATGGATCAGTGTTCGGCGCGCTTGGAAGGATGCTTTCAGATCTTTCCTGTCTTCGGATTCGTGGTGTAAGTGGTTTTACAGTCGGTTCGACTGAGTATTGGCAGTTGCGCATCGAGCGGCCAACTGAAAGCTGGCTCGGCGCACCCCTGTTGCCAGTGTGGCTCGGCCGCGTGACGGACCGTGGTGCCAATGCGGACGCCGAGGTTGCGGGGACTGCGACGTGGTTTAATGCTAGCCTATATGGAGACTGGAAGGTGTCACTAGCGAAAGCCGCTCAGGCGACATCGTCGGATCTTGCAGCAGTTAAGGATGTATATCTCGAGCTCATGACCGTGGCGCGACCAGCCGTTGCGCCAAAGTGATCTAGGCGCTTAGCCTTGTCAAAGGTCATAGCCATCTTTCGCTGGCCACTAGTACTCGCAAGTGCTTGTAGCCAGACGCTTCAAAGGTGCCGGGCGAGTGGATGCGCTGGCGCGAATCATTGACCTGGACCCCAACATTCACGCCCTCTGGGCGCACTAATCCTTTCATGAGGTTGGAAGCGATCCGTAGCGCTCAAACCACGCCATCGTCGGACGCCACTTCCCCCCGGCCGGGATAGATCTCTTCAGGTGTTTTCCATTGCAGAAACGTCTTTAGCGCATCCGTTTCACCGATCAATGCTTGAGCCCGGTCCAGTCGCTCTCGGAGGGCTCCCTGCTCATCAATTGGCATAAGGGAAAGCTGCGCCCGCGCATTTTTGAAGAAAGCTTCAAGCTGCTTGCTCTTGGCCCAATCCTCGATGATCGAGCGCATCTCTTCCGTGCTCTCTTCGAGCGCTTCAGCGCGCTTTTTGGCTTCTTCCTTGCGCTTCCATTCGTCCATTTGGGCCCGCCAGCGCTGGTGCTCGCGCTCGGCCTCTCGTTTTCCCTCCTCGATCAGCCGTGTGATTTCAGGAATCGAGTTTTCGAGTTCCTCGACGATCTTCCCGCTTTCCGGAAGGGGCGTGTCGCGCTCCTCGCGCCATACTCGGCTCCATTTCGCGAACCCGTATGGTGAGTAGGCGAGGACAGAGAAACGGCCAGTGGGAAGGTCTTTTTTCGTGGTCCAGGACCAATCGCCGGGCCGTTTTGCCAGTCTCGCTGTGACTTCCGTCTCGCGAACGTACTGACCGCCGACGTATCGCATCTCAACGTCTTCAGCGAGCTCTATAATCGTAAGCCCGAACGCCATCTCGCCCACGCGTGCAACGGTTATGCGACGTGGCCCCCAGAGATGATGGCGGCCGTGGCGGTCTGTCTTTCTCGGAACCTCACGCTCGTCGATTTCAGGACGGTAGTGAAATTTATCCTCACTTTTTGCAATTGAGACGCGATAGCCTCTTGCTTCGAAAGCGGAGAACAGTCGATTGGCGACACTCAACCCCTTATCAAGGCCGCTTTCTGTCACGACCAGATCGACAAGCAGTTGTTTGGTGGGGCGCAGATACTGAGAATCGTATGCGGTCCTCGACCCATGAAATAGTTCTCTTGCACCCGCCAGGAGCGGATGTGTTTTCGGTACTCTGGATGCGCCCGCGCTGGATGTTTCGCGAATTCGAGTCCGTTGCATCTTCGGCGGACGCTTCGCCGGAACTTTCGATCCCGGCTTCCACTCAGCAGGTTGTCCGGGGGCCGCAGGTGGCAGTTGTGGCCGCTTAGGTGCCCGTCCGACAGCATGCTTGCCCCAGTACCCGGGGGCAGGGCGAGGGATTCGGAGCGCGTCACAGGCCTCGGCAAACTGGATTGCCGACACACCAAACTGTACCGCCAATCTATTCAGCGGTTCCGACCATGCCAGTTCATAGAGTTGAACTCGCGAGATTGTTGAGTTCTGCAATTTCATTAGGTGCTGGGACTTCCTTGGCGAAAGGGAGAAGCCCTTCTTGCATTACTTAACGGCGCTACCGGAACTACGCGATTCGTCATCTCGCCTGGTAATCCGCAGTGGGGCCTTGAGCTGAAGAGTCTTGGCACGACGTCCGATTCCCCAACTAGTTGACCAAGTTTCGGAAAGCAGGCGCTTCAGCGGTTTGCGCTCGCACCAGCGATCGATCACGACGCGCCACGGATCTGCACCGTCTTTCCGGCTGATCTGATGCCGGGTCTATTTTCCAGTATGAATTTCTCGCAGGCTTCGAGGACATCATCTGGTTGGCGCCGCCTCGGTCCCCTAAGCGCACATTCCCAAACAAGCATAACGCGCCAACCGGCTGAGCGCAGCCTGTCGAGAATTTGCTCATCTCGCTTTCGATTGCTGTCTATCTTCGACTGCCAGAACGCCTGACGCGTTTCCGGGAGCTTAAACAATGAGCAGTTGTGACCGTGCCAAAAGCAGCCATGAACGAAAATGACAGCCTTATGCCTAGGAAAAACTAGGTCCGGTCGGCCCGGGAGGTCACGTGAGTGCAATCGGAAGCGAAACCCCATTCGATGCAAGCCTCGTCGGAGAAGCCATTCGGGCTTGGTGTCTTTACTCCGAACACGGCTCATATTGAGCCGCCGCTGCTCTGGTGTCAGGACGTCAACCAATTATCCATGTCCTTCTCAGGCGTAGCTTGGATTGGCAGCGCCAACGATTGTTTTTAACTCATTGGAGTCCAGCGTTGGTAGATTGGCCAAATCGATTGTGTAGCGAATAGCAACGATCCCCGTCGGTAATGCCAGATTGTCCGGGAACCTGGGAAACTCATCATCGACTTCATATGCTGAGACTTCACGAAGATTAAATCGTAATAGCTCCCCAGAATCACGCATCTCTTCTGACCAACCCATGCTGACCATCTTAGCCAGAAATAGATCCAGTGACGCTGCGTCCTTCCGCATTGCCTCGATAATGGAATCTACCCGCGTAGCGATCGTTTCTCGCCCCCCAATCGTTTCCTCCAACTGAACCGATATCATCAACAGCTGGCAACCTGACGGCGCTGTCAATTGATCTAAGCGCGAAATCTCGTGCTCATGTCGGCTCTTGCGGGTTGTCTTCACCTCTATATGCAATTGGTCACCGACAAAATCGTGTCGCTCAGAATCTGGCCCGCTCCATTGCTCGACCGCAGCTGACCCAAGGCATGGAATCATTAGTGTTTCGAGAACGAAGAGCTCGCCAAACAAGCCAACCTGAGTAGTCTTGTCCATTTGCTGTCGCGAGGGCTTCCAAGCCGACTGCCAAGCCCGAATAGTTGCGGCCACTGCAGCCCATGGCTCACGATAGTCCACTAGAATTGCTTCGACGAACTCTCTGCAGAATGGAGTGAATACCCGCTCATGGGAAGGATGTGCCGTTACAACGAGAAAATCTCCGGTCTCAAGGCGTCTATATCGAACTTTCAGCCCGTTCAGATCCGGAATCTTTTGGGTGGTCGGGCCGCGAGAGACTGGCACTAGCAAGAGAAGATTTCCCGCGTCATCTATCGCCATTGAAAGCGAAGTCTCCGCACCATCCGCCAGGATTGGAGTGGTTACCAAGGTGTCCCTATTAGAGGGCCTCTTGGTCCGAAGTGCAGCCCATTGCGCCGGAGTGGGACAATCAGCCATTGGCGACCATCTCATTAACTACCCAAGGCGCGTCGGCATCTGAGGTGTGTGGCAGACTGAGAGCCAGAGCGATTACAGTGTCGGCTTTCTCAGTACCCAGTGGTTCAGGGTCCAACGGATAGATTAGCAGCAAGCCCTGCGTCGCAGGTCTTGCTGCACGCATCGCGTCTGAATCATAAGTATTGTTCTCACGCTTGTAGGCTTCGGGTCCGTCAACGAGATCAACGCCTTCGTGACGAGGGTCAATCAGAATTCCAATGCTTTCGCTACTCTCGCGACGGCGTCTTACGAGGCCAATGTTCTGGTTGCCGATCGTTATCCGCCGTCCTTGCTCCGGAGACGCGATGAAGATTGTCCAGTCCGTGAGTTCGCCAAGAACAGAACGTGACATGATCCAATCAGCAAGCTCGTAGCTGCGAAACGCGACAATGTCGTCATGAGTTTGATACCTGCGCAGTATAGCGCAGACTGCTTCCGGAGCTACGTCGCGTATAATCAGGCCGCCGTGCCGTTGCTGGGGACGCGGAAGTGTCTGAATGGACTCGTCAATAAGGGTTCGATTCTCCAAGATTTTTACGGAGTCCGACAGAGGCAAAAGAACGGTCTGGGGATGTTCGCCCGACCAGGAATCTTGCTGAGTCACCGCGGTTGCCGACTTATTTCGGGCAGTGAGCAGCAAGTCGCTATGACCCCGGAGACGGATGGCCATCTGATCCGGTCTTCGGCCGGCGCGTTCCAGGGCGATGATTGAGTCTCTCATCGCCTGCTCAACGATGGCCAACTCTGAGAACCACCTTGCAATCCCGTCTGTTGTCCAGACTCGTATCAGATCCTCATATCCGCGTCTGAATCCGTACCAGCGTGCCATCTGGAGAAGCGTATCGCACATTGACGCGGTGCGCAGAAAGTAGGAGATCGTTAGCCCTTCAAGTGTAAGGCCGCGAGATAAACGGTTTCCACCCACGGCAATAAGGTGTCGGCCGGGTTTCTCGTCATATTCGAGATTTTCTCCAGTCGCACTGTTCAGCACGACAATAACGATCCGACGTAGAACCGAAAGTGCCTGTTCGACGACATCGGCATCATCCGGTGGCGATTCCATCCCAACCTTCAAATTGGCCCAGGCAGCCCGTAGGAGTGCTTCGAGTGGCTCGCGCTGACCCAGTTCTTCCGCATTACGCCACAGTCTTATGTGTTCGCTGATTGTCTTTGCAATGCGCTCCTGATCATCTGTTCTCGCGCTGACATGTACGAGCATAGTGTGGCTTTGACCGGCCAAATTTGGCCGCAATTGACGTACCCCGCCCGCTACGCAGAACGATAGAACTGCGTCGGATAGCGACGTCGGCAGACTCTGTCCGCCAGCTTCAATCACGATCTCGGCGCTCTTCCGACGGCGAGGCGCCCGAAGTGCTTTGACATCCTCATCCGGGACAACACGCAGAACCTCACGGCCCTGAGCCGAAACGCCAAAAAGCTCCTCGGTGCCGGTGTAACCAGCCGGACGAGGTAGCTGCACTACAAAATCCTTTGGAAACAAGTCTTCGCCCACCCGCCGATCCACGGCACTGGGATTTATAAAGATGTTTGCGAATGGCGTGGCAGTATATGCGACGTAGGCCGCTTTCGGCGCACGAGACAATATTGAGCGAATTAGCGCGTTCGTTCTGGACGGCGCCAAATTCTCGTCCGCTTCATCGTCTTCGGTAATAGTAGGGTCGGGCGGTCTGTTGCCTTTAGTGTTTATGGAGGCTTGGTCAGCCTCGTCGTCAATAATCAAGACGGGCATCTCGTCGAGATAGCGTCTGGCGGAGTTCAGCCAGTGGTCCAGCTTTTTCAGAACTGCAACATGCTTTTTTACCACTGCCAGGAATGGCGCAGAGGATTGCAATATGCGGACATCTTGCTCCTTAAAATCCTCCGTTGGGGTCGTAAGTCTTATCCATTCCCGACCCCTCTCAGCTGTCGGCGCATCAGCTTGGTGTCCGGTCAGCTCTCGTTCAAGCCGGTTCTGTGTTTGATTTCTGAGAGAGTCGTGGATGCCCGACAGAACAATCACAATTCTATAGCCCGCGTCCGCAGCGCGCGCGGCAAGGGCAGTATAGTTCGCTGTCTTCCCACTCTGGACATAACCGACCACGAGGCCTCGACCTTGAAAGGGAGAATCGCTCTCCGGGTCGCGTAAGTGACGCAGCACTCTTAGAGACTCTGCTGCGACAGAGGCGATCTGCTGAGGTTGCCATTTCGGGTCGGCGCGCAATAGCGCTTCTAGCCGTGTCCAATGATACCAGGAAGCATCACGGACAAGACGGTCAGTCCAGTTGGGCCTTAGAGGAAGGCTCCCAATGACGCGCACATTTGGCATCAGTCGGCTTTCTTATTGAGAAGGTGCTTCTGCACCTCCATCTGATCCAACCGGTCGAGAAAGGCCGCCAGGTGGGAAAGCGTCGCTTCGTCCTTTCCAATCTGCCTTACTAGCGCTGAAAGCGCCGGATCTGCTTCACTGACCTGTACGGCAACATCCCCGGCCAACCCCCGGGTCACCTTCCAGACAAATTTCGTTGTCTTCACCTCGCGGACCGCGATCTTTGGCGTAGGGGGCGCAGCTACACCTGTTCCCGTGCTACCGGGCGGCGGGTTCGGTTTACCCGCACGACTGACTCGGGGGCCAGCGTCGCCCGGCTTACCGGTCGGGCGCGACGCCTTCCGATACTTACTCTGGCTATCCCGACGTGCGTCGGTGGCAATCTTCTTGATTGCTTCCTGTAACTGTAAGGGGAGCTGGACAAACTGTTTACTGATGTTGACTTCCATCGCGTCATCGAGAGCTTGACCGAAGTTCACAACCACTCGCGCGAGCTTCGTCTTCTCGTCGCTCGTGGCCCACATCTGATGCCAGCCTCCCCATTTGATGAGGCGATCATTTCGGTATATGAAGAGCCCCTGGCTCTCGTTGCGTTTCCCGTGAAGTCCGATCTGGTCGAGCGCCGCGTTTATTGATTCCTGGCCACCAGCTTTGTGATGAGCCTCGATTTCATCCTCACTCGGCAAAAGAAAAGCTTGCACCTCAACCTTCGCGTCACCGTTCTCGGTAGGAATCTTGATCGTCTTCCTATCATACGCAGCGGTAAGCGGGTGCCCGACAGGATTGTTGGCCGCAATGGGCTTCCCGTTTATTGAGATAGTCACGCGCTTGCGGCCAGCGGCCTTACCTTCGATAAATCGATGAAAGACCAGTGCTAGGTGTCGCTGGAGTTCCATGATTTCCCAGGAGTACGGATCAAGTCCGCGCAGTCCTCTTGATGCCTGGGGTGGGCGCATGTTTTTCCATAGCACAACGGTGCCTTGTTTCCCGAGCCGGGTAGCCTCCTGTTCCCACGCTTCGAGTGGATCGGAAAGCACATCCCATTCCCCAAGACGATCTTTGTCCCACGTCAGATGGTGAGCCTGCTGACCATCCTGCTTTGTAACTACCGTCAGAACTTTCGCCTGTGACCAGGATGCTCCCTTCAACCCGTAACCATATTTCCCCAGCGCATTATCATCGTAATCAGTAACGCTCCCAATGCGCATCGCTTCGTCGAGCGTACTTGGGTCCATGCCCTTGCCGTCATCGGCAATTGTCAGCCAGCGTCCGTGCCCTGTGTCGGGACGGCCGAAGAATATTTTGATATTGGTGGCTTCGGCTCCAATAGCATTGTCTACAATGTCGGCAACGGCGCTTGGCATCGAATGCCCGACCGACGACAAGATGTCGATTAGCCGTGGGGCATTTGGAGGCAGCTGCTTCCGTCCTGAAGAATTGTCTTTGTGAGAGTTAGGCATAACCTTTCCCTTACCCTTCCTCGAAGTTCCGAACAGATCCGGCCGACTCTCACACAAAATCCTTCGGACCTTCTGACCTTCTTCACCGTGAAGCGCGATCATCCCCGATTTCGATTTTGCTAGATTGCTTGTCTCGCCGGTCGCAAAGATTGCCCGGGTCGTCCGATCGTCCGGCGGGAAAATCGCCCAGGCTCCCGATGCAGGAGTCTTACTGGAATTGATTTCCATTGCGAACAAGCATCCGGGCTCTACGAAGTGAAAGCACTTGTCTTTTGGGCAATTTCCTTCAAGCCGCCAGTTCTTATCCTGTCGCTTCAGCCAATGCTTTTTCTCGCTGACACCGATGTCCGTGTCATACCGCAAGTCCATGTAAATCAGCTCTGAATCTTTCGCGGCCGGGAAAACTCGGTCTACGACATCCCAGTCAAAATTTACTGCGCGCTGCTTCGAGCCTTCCTTGCCCTGGCGCCGATACTCATGGAACATCCCAAGTTCGCTATGCGTGAGGCGGCGTAATATAAGGAAGATCATTTGTCTTCCTTCCCGGTCGTGGTGTGCAGCAGCCGCCTGTCGACTCCCAGGACATCACTGCGAATATCCGGAAGGTGCCGGCACCCCAGCATTGTCCTCATAGCCATGGCAATTGCGTATGCGACAAGAGGAGGAACCGCGTTACCTATCTGCTTCAGCGCCGGATTCATTGAACCCTTGAGGGAAAAGCCGTCCGGAAAGGATTGAAGTCGCGCAGCCTCTCGCACGGAGATTGTGCGAGCTTGCTCACTGTCGAAGTGAATATGACTGTAGGAGTCTTTCCCAAGGTGAGCCATTAAGGTACGCACGGGCCTGTCGCGATAAAGCTTCCACCATTTGTTCGGAAATTTCCCGGGATCGTAGGGAAGGGTCCATTGCCTCGCAAACTCCTTGGCGTCCTGACTGTTCGAAAATCCGTTCACCCCCGCGCGCCAGCGGCCGTTCATCAGCTGCTCGCGCTTGGCTTCGACGAAACGCCATATCTGCGGGTATTCCCAGCCTTCCTCCATCATCCTGAAGATCTTGTAGTCCCTCGGCAAATATCGGATGACATGGCCAGTCGTATGGCCACTTGCTCCAAACCCAGGCCATTCACGCATGAGGCGAGACCATTTTGTCGTCGGCTTCACCGACAAGTAAGTCACCGGCTCGGAAGGATCCTTTCGGCCGCGAGAAAGCTTTCCTGCCTCCAGCAACTCAAGTGCGTGGATTGGTGGAAGGTCTGCGAGGGCCTGTTCAGCCGTAGTCGCAGGTAGAGCACTTCCTTCGCTTGGATCATCTATCCATCGGTGACTTTGCTCTGAGGCAAAGGGAAGGCCGATCGCTTCAGAGATCAGCTTTCGCGCAGTCGCCCGGGTGCCTTCGTAACCAGGTGGCAATGGCGTGTGATGGGTAGGCGCCGGAAAAAGTACGTCTTCGTCGAGATCCCGATGAACGCCAACGAGAAACATGCGTTCGCGGATCTGTGGCACTCCGAACCATGACGCATTCAGCAATGTGTAACGAACTCTGTATCCTTCTTTCCGGAGGTGCTCCGAAACAGTATC
This window contains:
- a CDS encoding FliH/SctL family protein, translated to MKLQNSTISRVQLYELAWSEPLNRLAVQFGVSAIQFAEACDALRIPRPAPGYWGKHAVGRAPKRPQLPPAAPGQPAEWKPGSKVPAKRPPKMQRTRIRETSSAGASRVPKTHPLLAGARELFHGSRTAYDSQYLRPTKQLLVDLVVTESGLDKGLSVANRLFSAFEARGYRVSIAKSEDKFHYRPEIDEREVPRKTDRHGRHHLWGPRRITVARVGEMAFGLTIIELAEDVEMRYVGGQYVRETEVTARLAKRPGDWSWTTKKDLPTGRFSVLAYSPYGFAKWSRVWREERDTPLPESGKIVEELENSIPEITRLIEEGKREAEREHQRWRAQMDEWKRKEEAKKRAEALEESTEEMRSIIEDWAKSKQLEAFFKNARAQLSLMPIDEQGALRERLDRAQALIGETDALKTFLQWKTPEEIYPGRGEVASDDGVV
- a CDS encoding very short patch repair endonuclease, which encodes MVDVLTPEQRRLNMSRVRSKDTKPEWLLRRGLHRMGFRFRLHSRDLPGRPDLVFPRHKAVIFVHGCFWHGHNCSLFKLPETRQAFWQSKIDSNRKRDEQILDRLRSAGWRVMLVWECALRGPRRRQPDDVLEACEKFILENRPGIRSAGKTVQIRGAS
- a CDS encoding PD-(D/E)XK motif protein, with amino-acid sequence MRWSPMADCPTPAQWAALRTKRPSNRDTLVTTPILADGAETSLSMAIDDAGNLLLLVPVSRGPTTQKIPDLNGLKVRYRRLETGDFLVVTAHPSHERVFTPFCREFVEAILVDYREPWAAVAATIRAWQSAWKPSRQQMDKTTQVGLFGELFVLETLMIPCLGSAAVEQWSGPDSERHDFVGDQLHIEVKTTRKSRHEHEISRLDQLTAPSGCQLLMISVQLEETIGGRETIATRVDSIIEAMRKDAASLDLFLAKMVSMGWSEEMRDSGELLRFNLREVSAYEVDDEFPRFPDNLALPTGIVAIRYTIDLANLPTLDSNELKTIVGAANPSYA
- a CDS encoding Z1 domain-containing protein; this encodes MRADPKWQPQQIASVAAESLRVLRHLRDPESDSPFQGRGLVVGYVQSGKTANYTALAARAADAGYRIVIVLSGIHDSLRNQTQNRLERELTGHQADAPTAERGREWIRLTTPTEDFKEQDVRILQSSAPFLAVVKKHVAVLKKLDHWLNSARRYLDEMPVLIIDDEADQASINTKGNRPPDPTITEDDEADENLAPSRTNALIRSILSRAPKAAYVAYTATPFANIFINPSAVDRRVGEDLFPKDFVVQLPRPAGYTGTEELFGVSAQGREVLRVVPDEDVKALRAPRRRKSAEIVIEAGGQSLPTSLSDAVLSFCVAGGVRQLRPNLAGQSHTMLVHVSARTDDQERIAKTISEHIRLWRNAEELGQREPLEALLRAAWANLKVGMESPPDDADVVEQALSVLRRIVIVVLNSATGENLEYDEKPGRHLIAVGGNRLSRGLTLEGLTISYFLRTASMCDTLLQMARWYGFRRGYEDLIRVWTTDGIARWFSELAIVEQAMRDSIIALERAGRRPDQMAIRLRGHSDLLLTARNKSATAVTQQDSWSGEHPQTVLLPLSDSVKILENRTLIDESIQTLPRPQQRHGGLIIRDVAPEAVCAILRRYQTHDDIVAFRSYELADWIMSRSVLGELTDWTIFIASPEQGRRITIGNQNIGLVRRRRESSESIGILIDPRHEGVDLVDGPEAYKRENNTYDSDAMRAARPATQGLLLIYPLDPEPLGTEKADTVIALALSLPHTSDADAPWVVNEMVANG
- a CDS encoding ATP-binding protein, with the protein product MIFLILRRLTHSELGMFHEYRRQGKEGSKQRAVNFDWDVVDRVFPAAKDSELIYMDLRYDTDIGVSEKKHWLKRQDKNWRLEGNCPKDKCFHFVEPGCLFAMEINSSKTPASGAWAIFPPDDRTTRAIFATGETSNLAKSKSGMIALHGEEGQKVRRILCESRPDLFGTSRKGKGKVMPNSHKDNSSGRKQLPPNAPRLIDILSSVGHSMPSAVADIVDNAIGAEATNIKIFFGRPDTGHGRWLTIADDGKGMDPSTLDEAMRIGSVTDYDDNALGKYGYGLKGASWSQAKVLTVVTKQDGQQAHHLTWDKDRLGEWDVLSDPLEAWEQEATRLGKQGTVVLWKNMRPPQASRGLRGLDPYSWEIMELQRHLALVFHRFIEGKAAGRKRVTISINGKPIAANNPVGHPLTAAYDRKTIKIPTENGDAKVEVQAFLLPSEDEIEAHHKAGGQESINAALDQIGLHGKRNESQGLFIYRNDRLIKWGGWHQMWATSDEKTKLARVVVNFGQALDDAMEVNISKQFVQLPLQLQEAIKKIATDARRDSQSKYRKASRPTGKPGDAGPRVSRAGKPNPPPGSTGTGVAAPPTPKIAVREVKTTKFVWKVTRGLAGDVAVQVSEADPALSALVRQIGKDEATLSHLAAFLDRLDQMEVQKHLLNKKAD
- a CDS encoding DNA cytosine methyltransferase — translated: MDTIKKKLKRLRAGNPPRFMDLFAGCGGITLGFVTAGFELVASVDSDPWAAESHGANFAHISYGSRQQGHFKARDIMIETPSSIFRDLGIDGAADDQVDVLVGGPPCQAFARVGRAKLRHEAHRRDEDDADVAFLVDGRVNLWRRYLHYVRKTKPLALLMENVPDILNHGGKNVADTVSEHLRKEGYRVRYTLLNASWFGVPQIRERMFLVGVHRDLDEDVLFPAPTHHTPLPPGYEGTRATARKLISEAIGLPFASEQSHRWIDDPSEGSALPATTAEQALADLPPIHALELLEAGKLSRGRKDPSEPVTYLSVKPTTKWSRLMREWPGFGASGHTTGHVIRYLPRDYKIFRMMEEGWEYPQIWRFVEAKREQLMNGRWRAGVNGFSNSQDAKEFARQWTLPYDPGKFPNKWWKLYRDRPVRTLMAHLGKDSYSHIHFDSEQARTISVREAARLQSFPDGFSLKGSMNPALKQIGNAVPPLVAYAIAMAMRTMLGCRHLPDIRSDVLGVDRRLLHTTTGKEDK